Proteins encoded in a region of the Geoalkalibacter sp. genome:
- a CDS encoding autotransporter assembly complex protein TamA, whose product MGNRAEHRGLHGREPSWWTLVLLALILLVGAARAQAQPFSSVSVQVRGVEGAALENVEAALELPPGLVRDGRVNELWLRRFERGIPQRVRVALEPFGYYEPQIEVERIAQDRQRLQLRVDIEPGEPVRLRGRRLRLEGEAHRRLHERLAQYPLAPGDILRHDLHEKGKAELRSLAVDLGYLDADFSVAVIRVHRAEHRADLELVLDPGPRYSFGEVRMEGASRYPERFLRRHLAFRQGEVFSFERLGLTQQNFFDSDRFSGVMVTPLLEEAEDYQVPIHIRLEPSAPRRLRPGVGYGTDMGARFSLTYQDVNVADLGHELGLSALLAERQQQARVHYILPGYRNVETLTALRGGYQQEDLRTYETRYYFAEAEYILGLGKNRIAAAYLRLQQEESTIGGAELSTRLVIPGARFSQMRFNDPVRPTRGYHFQAEVRGTDPVLGSEISLLQLLGNVNFLIPLPMNSFLQLRGQGATTRQSDALEEIPASLRFFTGGDRSVRGYAYQTLGPKDAEGRVIGGKHLLVGSVELEKRFSGNWALAAFYDLGNSFDSFSDFRLERAAGGGVRYYTPVGPIKVDLARQLEVPDPAFRLHIGIGLGW is encoded by the coding sequence ATGGGCAATCGCGCCGAGCATAGGGGCTTGCATGGGCGGGAGCCGAGCTGGTGGACGCTCGTGCTGCTGGCGTTGATCTTGCTGGTGGGGGCGGCGCGGGCGCAGGCCCAGCCGTTTTCCTCGGTCAGCGTGCAGGTGCGCGGCGTCGAGGGCGCCGCCCTGGAGAATGTCGAGGCGGCCTTGGAGCTGCCGCCGGGACTGGTGCGCGACGGGCGGGTCAACGAGCTGTGGCTGCGCCGTTTCGAGCGCGGCATTCCCCAGCGGGTGCGCGTGGCCCTGGAGCCCTTCGGCTACTATGAACCCCAGATCGAGGTGGAGCGGATTGCCCAGGATCGCCAACGCCTACAACTGCGGGTGGATATCGAGCCCGGCGAACCGGTGCGTCTCCGGGGACGGCGCCTGCGCCTGGAGGGCGAGGCCCACCGCCGCCTTCACGAGCGCCTCGCCCAGTATCCTCTGGCACCGGGCGACATCCTGCGCCACGACCTGCACGAAAAAGGCAAGGCCGAGCTCAGGAGTCTCGCCGTGGATCTCGGCTATCTGGATGCCGATTTTTCCGTCGCGGTGATCCGCGTCCATCGCGCCGAGCACCGCGCCGATCTGGAGCTGGTGCTTGATCCCGGGCCGCGCTACAGCTTCGGCGAGGTGCGCATGGAAGGCGCGAGCCGCTATCCCGAGCGCTTTTTGCGCCGCCATCTGGCCTTTCGCCAGGGCGAGGTGTTTTCCTTTGAACGGCTCGGCCTGACCCAGCAGAATTTCTTCGATTCGGACCGTTTTTCCGGGGTGATGGTGACGCCGCTGCTCGAGGAGGCCGAGGACTACCAGGTGCCCATCCACATCCGTCTCGAACCCTCGGCGCCGCGCCGGCTGCGCCCGGGTGTCGGCTACGGCACCGACATGGGGGCGCGTTTTTCCCTCACCTATCAGGATGTCAATGTCGCCGATCTGGGCCATGAACTGGGACTCAGCGCCCTGCTGGCCGAGCGCCAGCAGCAGGCGCGGGTGCATTACATCCTGCCCGGCTATCGCAACGTCGAGACCCTGACCGCCCTGCGAGGCGGCTATCAGCAGGAAGATCTGCGCACCTACGAGACCCGCTATTACTTCGCTGAAGCCGAGTACATCCTGGGCTTGGGCAAGAACCGTATTGCCGCCGCCTATCTGCGCCTGCAGCAGGAGGAATCCACCATCGGCGGCGCCGAACTCTCCACGCGTCTGGTGATCCCCGGCGCGCGCTTTTCGCAGATGCGCTTCAACGATCCGGTGCGCCCGACCCGCGGCTATCATTTTCAGGCCGAGGTGCGCGGCACCGATCCGGTGCTGGGCTCGGAGATCAGCTTGCTGCAATTGCTGGGCAACGTGAATTTTCTCATACCCCTGCCGATGAACAGCTTTCTGCAACTGCGCGGTCAGGGCGCGACGACCCGCCAGAGCGATGCCCTGGAGGAAATCCCCGCCTCCTTGCGTTTTTTCACCGGCGGGGACCGCTCGGTGCGCGGCTATGCCTACCAGACCCTGGGGCCCAAGGATGCCGAGGGGCGGGTGATCGGCGGCAAGCATCTGCTGGTGGGCAGCGTCGAGTTGGAAAAGCGCTTCAGCGGCAACTGGGCGCTGGCCGCTTTTTACGACCTGGGCAACAGCTTCGACAGTTTTTCGGATTTTCGCCTGGAGCGCGCCGCGGGCGGCGGCGTGCGCTACTACACGCCCGTCGGGCCGATCAAGGTCGATCTGGCGCGCCAGCTCGAGGTGCCCGACCCCGCTTTTCGTTTGCATATCGGAATCGGTCTGGGATGGTGA
- a CDS encoding translocation/assembly module TamB domain-containing protein: MVKRVLLISCLLLTAALLALLLWGGHWLLRTPEGLRWLLTAVSRWTPVTVSAERIDGALWGELRLGRLQVVWPGGEALSDEVLLRWRPGELARRRLVVDELDLGRVEVRWQAPELAPPVAQAPEVFELAWPRLDQGLPGIEAEIGALRAARLALGPWDAEPLVLSEIHVALRWQDGELAARDLGVDSDFGRLSGDLGLGLVVPRLQAALRWQGPEPVTGIDGLRLAMDLTPDNALVARGPLDIQLTAGERLRFAVAGRLELAATSLNLAELYLRRADAPDEVRGRAELDWRDGPRYEAQLELRQVDLGPEVGWVTALSGTLEAAGNFVTYAGRLDLANALGGWEKAQLKAEVAGDNQGLRLSDIQARWLGGTLAGQVDMAWPAGFSLEAKLAGRRLDPSVIAGAPAGRLNLDVEGGLQVAAEGGLRAGAKGRFLDSTLLERPFSGEFAADWAQDDLIVHALELQGEGLHLEAAGRLREKLNVALAVEDFAQLLPELEGSARAEGWLALRDGRVGGELQAQGAGLRVADLRLERWQLSAELPDPQAPGLLRARLDELRHGDLRLRSVEAEAAGLIEEHRLDLALAWGAGRVRTRAQGGWRDEAWRGVIEALDGEDRDLGGWRMPRPATLVAGRGEVEIADLLIVADGGGELSLDAALTPEPLSGFAEASWRSFNLEHFNYWLSGMQLGGETAGDMELRLHSAERLDLFGELSLSGMLATEGGIVELEQGGVKVAWDGTGLDLSGRASFADFGALRWSLASPQPGAPVAPETGRLEAAWEGMELAVLAEHLPLPLEMHGRLNGELAGTWASEMTLDLGGGLRVNQGGLRWHGEDGEISAELRAAELRWNWQGEHLAGQVDVQLADYGEARGDFRLPLPARLPTAFDDEAPLRANLALQVRERGLLATFLPGLADETAGDLNANLSIAGSARSPEFGGDFSLTGAGALLPATGTSLRDLEVRGELGAQQLRITSFGVTSGPGKLEGRGQVDFRNWEFASFQFQIDGRDFQVADLPEVEIRVSPALRLEGAPGRLSVGGEVRVPLFVVTGWQARTPVQRSPDVIIVDGEGPEPERELPFALALNLRLLLGESVIIKLHGLDARLGGDLTLLTNERNAVIGRGEIRVEQGHYSSYGIRLPITRGRLFFPGGPVERPTLDILAMRTVGEVKAGVQVSGTPQVPVVKLYSEPGMPDTDVLAYIVLGRPLGGGQGQTDALMLAAGALLSQGESAALQDRLRRRLGIDVFEVQAGDGDVAGSMVTIGKYLTPDLYISFGQSLFGEGNVARMRYSLTQRWQIESQLGEVSGADLFYRLEFR, encoded by the coding sequence ATGGTGAAGCGCGTTCTGCTCATATCCTGCCTGCTCCTGACGGCGGCGCTGCTCGCGCTGCTGCTGTGGGGCGGCCATTGGCTGCTGCGCACCCCCGAGGGCCTGCGCTGGCTGCTGACGGCCGTGTCGCGTTGGACGCCGGTGACGGTGAGCGCCGAGCGCATCGACGGCGCCCTCTGGGGGGAGCTGCGCCTGGGGCGGCTGCAGGTGGTCTGGCCGGGGGGCGAGGCGCTGAGCGATGAAGTGCTGCTGCGCTGGCGGCCCGGCGAGCTTGCGCGACGGCGCCTGGTGGTGGATGAGCTCGACCTGGGCCGGGTTGAAGTCCGTTGGCAGGCACCGGAACTCGCGCCGCCCGTCGCGCAAGCTCCGGAGGTTTTTGAGCTGGCCTGGCCGCGGTTGGACCAGGGATTGCCGGGGATCGAGGCCGAGATCGGCGCGCTGCGCGCGGCGCGTCTGGCTCTGGGCCCCTGGGATGCCGAGCCGCTGGTGCTGTCCGAGATTCACGTTGCTTTGCGCTGGCAAGACGGCGAACTGGCGGCGCGCGACCTCGGCGTGGACAGTGATTTCGGGCGTCTGAGCGGCGATCTGGGCCTGGGGCTGGTCGTGCCGCGCCTTCAGGCGGCTCTGCGCTGGCAGGGCCCCGAGCCGGTGACGGGGATCGACGGCCTGCGCCTCGCCATGGATCTGACCCCGGACAACGCCCTGGTGGCGCGGGGGCCCCTGGACATCCAGCTGACGGCGGGGGAACGGCTTCGCTTTGCCGTCGCGGGACGGCTGGAACTTGCCGCAACCTCCCTTAACCTTGCCGAACTCTACCTGCGGCGGGCCGACGCACCGGACGAGGTGCGCGGCCGCGCCGAACTCGACTGGCGTGACGGGCCGCGCTACGAGGCCCAGTTGGAGCTGCGCCAGGTTGATCTGGGGCCTGAAGTCGGCTGGGTCACCGCCTTGTCCGGCACCCTGGAGGCCGCGGGGAATTTCGTCACCTACGCGGGCCGCCTTGATCTGGCCAATGCCCTGGGTGGTTGGGAAAAAGCGCAACTCAAGGCCGAGGTGGCGGGCGACAACCAGGGTCTGCGTCTGAGCGACATTCAGGCGCGGTGGCTGGGAGGAACCCTGGCGGGCCAGGTGGACATGGCCTGGCCGGCGGGTTTTTCCCTCGAGGCGAAACTTGCCGGGCGGCGGCTTGATCCCTCGGTGATTGCCGGCGCTCCGGCGGGGCGGCTCAACCTCGATGTGGAGGGCGGTTTGCAGGTCGCGGCGGAAGGCGGTTTGCGCGCCGGCGCCAAGGGGCGGTTTCTCGACAGCACCCTGCTGGAGCGGCCTTTCTCCGGAGAATTTGCCGCCGACTGGGCGCAGGACGATCTGATCGTGCACGCTCTGGAGCTTCAGGGGGAGGGGCTGCACCTTGAGGCGGCGGGGCGGCTTCGTGAAAAACTCAATGTCGCCCTGGCCGTTGAGGATTTTGCCCAGTTGCTGCCCGAACTCGAAGGCAGCGCCCGCGCCGAGGGCTGGCTGGCGCTGCGCGATGGTCGGGTCGGCGGCGAACTTCAGGCGCAGGGCGCGGGTCTACGGGTCGCGGATCTGCGCCTGGAACGCTGGCAGTTGAGCGCCGAACTTCCCGATCCCCAGGCGCCGGGGCTCCTTCGTGCCCGGCTCGACGAGTTGCGCCACGGCGATCTGCGTCTGCGTTCGGTGGAGGCCGAGGCGGCGGGCTTGATCGAGGAGCATCGCCTGGATCTGGCCCTGGCCTGGGGCGCCGGGCGGGTCCGCACCCGTGCCCAGGGAGGCTGGCGGGATGAGGCCTGGCGCGGGGTGATCGAAGCTCTGGACGGCGAGGATCGGGATCTGGGCGGCTGGCGCATGCCGCGGCCCGCGACCCTGGTGGCCGGGAGGGGCGAGGTGGAGATCGCCGATCTGCTCATCGTGGCGGACGGCGGCGGTGAACTGAGTCTGGATGCCGCCTTGACACCCGAGCCCCTGAGCGGCTTTGCCGAGGCCTCCTGGCGAAGTTTCAACCTCGAGCATTTCAATTACTGGCTGAGCGGCATGCAGCTGGGCGGCGAAACCGCCGGCGACATGGAGCTGCGCCTGCATTCCGCGGAGCGCCTCGATCTGTTCGGCGAGCTGTCCCTCTCCGGCATGCTCGCCACCGAGGGCGGCATTGTCGAGCTGGAGCAGGGGGGAGTGAAGGTCGCTTGGGACGGAACCGGCCTCGATCTTTCAGGCCGCGCGTCCTTCGCGGATTTCGGGGCACTGCGCTGGAGCCTTGCCTCGCCGCAGCCCGGCGCGCCGGTCGCGCCGGAAACGGGGCGGCTGGAAGCCGCCTGGGAGGGCATGGAACTGGCGGTCCTCGCCGAGCATCTGCCCCTGCCCCTGGAAATGCACGGGCGGCTCAACGGTGAGTTGGCCGGTACCTGGGCGTCGGAAATGACCCTGGATCTGGGCGGCGGCCTGCGCGTGAACCAGGGGGGACTGCGCTGGCACGGCGAAGACGGAGAAATCAGCGCCGAACTGCGCGCCGCCGAGCTGCGCTGGAATTGGCAAGGCGAACACCTCGCCGGTCAGGTGGATGTGCAATTGGCCGATTACGGCGAGGCGCGCGGCGATTTCCGTCTGCCCCTGCCCGCGCGCTTGCCCACCGCTTTCGACGATGAAGCGCCCCTGCGCGCCAATCTCGCCTTGCAGGTGCGTGAACGGGGGCTGCTGGCGACTTTCCTGCCGGGCCTGGCCGATGAAACCGCCGGAGATCTCAACGCCAATCTGAGTATCGCCGGCAGCGCGCGGTCGCCCGAGTTCGGCGGCGATTTTTCCCTGACCGGCGCCGGGGCTCTGTTGCCCGCCACCGGCACCAGCCTGCGTGACCTGGAGGTGCGCGGCGAACTTGGCGCCCAGCAGCTGCGCATCACCTCTTTCGGCGTGACATCCGGCCCCGGCAAGCTCGAAGGTCGCGGGCAGGTGGATTTCCGCAACTGGGAATTTGCTTCCTTCCAGTTTCAAATCGACGGCCGCGATTTTCAGGTGGCGGACTTGCCCGAGGTGGAAATCCGCGTCAGTCCGGCACTGCGCCTGGAAGGCGCGCCGGGTCGCCTGAGCGTCGGCGGCGAGGTGCGCGTGCCGCTCTTCGTGGTCACCGGCTGGCAGGCGCGCACTCCCGTGCAGCGCAGCCCCGATGTGATCATCGTCGACGGCGAGGGGCCGGAACCCGAGCGCGAACTGCCCTTTGCCCTGGCGCTCAATCTGCGCCTGCTGCTCGGCGAGAGCGTCATCATCAAGCTGCACGGTCTCGATGCGCGCCTCGGCGGTGATCTCACCCTGCTCACCAACGAGCGCAACGCCGTCATCGGCCGGGGCGAGATCCGCGTCGAACAGGGCCATTATTCCTCCTACGGCATTCGTCTGCCCATCACCCGCGGGCGGCTGTTCTTTCCCGGCGGCCCGGTGGAGCGGCCGACCCTCGATATTCTGGCCATGCGCACCGTGGGCGAGGTCAAGGCCGGGGTGCAGGTCAGCGGCACGCCGCAGGTCCCGGTGGTCAAGCTCTATTCCGAACCGGGCATGCCTGACACCGATGTGCTCGCCTACATCGTGCTCGGGCGGCCCCTGGGCGGCGGGCAGGGGCAGACCGATGCGCTGATGCTGGCGGCCGGAGCGCTGCTCTCCCAGGGCGAATCGGCGGCCCTGCAGGACCGGCTGCGGCGGCGCCTGGGCATCGATGTCTTCGAGGTGCAGGCGGGGGATGGCGATGTGGCCGGCTCCATGGTGACCATCGGTAAATATCTCACGCCCGATCTCTACATCAGCTTCGGCCAATCCCTGTTCGGCGAGGGCAACGTGGCACGCATGCGCTACAGTCTGACGCAGCGCTGGCAGATCGAGTCCCAGCTCGGTGAGGTCAGCGGCGCCGACCTCTTTTACCGTCTGGAATTTCGCTGA
- a CDS encoding complex I subunit 5 family protein gives MAPALLHSLLLPLTVLLPLVLFAALWWRWTEGPALRLAPYAALPGLLLAVLPGEDASFVVPWLLLGGHLGLDALGRVFLFLIALLWLGAGIHARGYLAQDARKRRFFAFFLLAMSGNLGLPLALDLLDFYFFFALMSFSAYGLVVHEGSSFALRAGRVYLYLVMLGEVLLFVALVLIAWESDSLLLADAGAALARSPAPDLILLLLVAGFGIKAGLVPLHVWLPLAHPAAPVPASAVLSGAMIKAGLLGLLRLLPLGLVAWPDWAQVLVLAGLVMAFFGVLVGLTQTQPKTVLAYSSISQMGFPMLGLGLGLGQPAAWPLLGSAVALYALHHGLAKGALFLGVAMADGLRDRGPRQALTLAGLLLPALALAGAPLTSGALAKSALKPFAAGAPGFWPGWLPWLLSLAAVGTTLLMARFLYVLWPRGGAAHPPRAAMWGGWSLVLGALILCGAGLLPVMGPGAAPDDAKLWGLLWPLGAGILLAALMMRRFPWRERAEPLVPPGDLLVPLEALVVPITRWLARPRPLLSGNSPRLRPPPGFWWHNLALLLSLREAEAALRRLPVAGLAFVAILLLLLVL, from the coding sequence ATGGCCCCGGCGCTGCTTCATTCATTGTTGCTGCCCCTGACGGTGCTGCTGCCCCTGGTCCTGTTCGCGGCCCTCTGGTGGCGGTGGACGGAAGGCCCGGCCCTACGCCTGGCCCCCTATGCGGCGCTGCCGGGCCTGCTCCTGGCCGTGCTGCCCGGGGAAGACGCGAGTTTTGTCGTGCCCTGGCTGCTGCTTGGGGGGCATCTGGGGCTCGATGCCCTCGGTCGGGTCTTTTTGTTTCTCATCGCCCTGCTCTGGCTTGGCGCCGGGATTCATGCCCGCGGCTATCTGGCGCAGGATGCGCGAAAGCGGCGTTTTTTCGCTTTTTTTCTGCTCGCCATGAGCGGCAATCTCGGGCTGCCCCTGGCCCTGGATCTGCTGGATTTCTACTTCTTTTTCGCCCTGATGAGTTTCAGCGCCTATGGCCTGGTGGTGCACGAGGGCAGTTCCTTCGCCCTGCGCGCCGGACGCGTCTACCTGTATCTGGTGATGCTCGGTGAGGTGCTGCTGTTCGTCGCCCTGGTGCTCATCGCCTGGGAGTCGGACTCCCTGCTTCTGGCCGATGCGGGCGCGGCGCTGGCGCGTTCTCCCGCGCCCGACCTGATCCTGCTGCTGTTGGTGGCGGGCTTCGGCATCAAGGCGGGCCTGGTGCCCCTGCATGTCTGGCTGCCCCTGGCCCATCCGGCGGCGCCGGTGCCGGCCAGCGCCGTGCTGAGCGGCGCCATGATCAAGGCCGGGCTGCTTGGGCTGCTGCGCCTGCTGCCCCTGGGGCTGGTCGCCTGGCCCGACTGGGCGCAGGTGCTTGTCCTGGCGGGCCTTGTCATGGCCTTTTTCGGCGTGCTGGTCGGACTGACGCAGACCCAGCCCAAGACGGTGCTGGCCTATTCGAGCATCAGTCAGATGGGTTTTCCCATGCTCGGTCTGGGACTGGGATTGGGGCAACCCGCTGCCTGGCCGCTGCTCGGGTCGGCGGTGGCCCTCTACGCCCTGCACCACGGCCTGGCCAAGGGCGCCTTGTTCCTCGGCGTGGCCATGGCCGACGGCCTTCGGGATCGCGGACCGCGCCAGGCCCTGACCCTGGCCGGGCTGCTGCTTCCGGCTCTGGCCCTGGCGGGGGCCCCCCTGACCAGCGGCGCCCTGGCCAAGAGCGCTCTCAAACCCTTCGCGGCGGGCGCGCCGGGGTTCTGGCCGGGGTGGCTGCCCTGGCTGCTGTCCCTGGCGGCGGTGGGCACGACCCTGCTCATGGCGCGCTTTCTCTACGTTCTTTGGCCGCGCGGCGGCGCGGCCCATCCGCCCCGGGCCGCCATGTGGGGCGGCTGGAGCCTGGTGCTGGGCGCGCTGATCCTGTGCGGCGCCGGCCTGCTGCCGGTGATGGGACCGGGTGCCGCGCCCGATGATGCCAAGCTGTGGGGGCTGCTCTGGCCGCTGGGCGCTGGGATTTTGCTCGCCGCCCTGATGATGCGGCGCTTTCCCTGGCGGGAACGCGCCGAGCCGCTGGTTCCGCCCGGCGATCTGCTCGTGCCCCTGGAGGCGCTGGTCGTTCCGATAACGCGGTGGCTGGCGCGTCCCAGGCCGCTGCTTTCGGGCAACAGCCCCAGGCTGCGGCCGCCTCCCGGCTTTTGGTGGCACAACCTGGCGCTGCTTTTGTCGCTGCGCGAGGCCGAGGCGGCTTTGCGTCGTCTGCCCGTGGCGGGCCTGGCCTTTGTGGCGATCCTGCTGTTGCTGCTGGTGTTGTAG
- a CDS encoding proton-conducting transporter transmembrane domain-containing protein, with product MSGSALLPLAIVLSSMVPGLVIFALPEERHRLRTLLNLAGAILKLSLVGILFLGVYAGQDYLFRMPLLPGMDLVLHADALSLLFIVLSAFLWFVTTVYAVGYLEGSPHRSRFFGFFSLCVSATTGLALAGDLISFVIFYEMLTISTYPLVVHRGTPEALRAGRIYLTYTLCGGALFVVATAWLRALAGPLDFVATGILSGLDPSLEPTFKVIFVMLILALGVKAALVPLHAWLPTAMVAPAPVSALLHAVAVVKAGAFGIMRVVYDVYGIEFAAALGLLKPLAVAAAVTIIYGSLRALFQDDLKRRLAFSTVSQVSYITLGIAVAGPLATIGGLVHLVHQGMMKITLFFCAGNLAETLGIHKISEMSGVGRRMPWTLAAFTLGALGMIGVPPLVGFISKWYLALGALEAHQPWVLLVLVASTLLNAAYFLPILYTAWFGAPPPVWPEEHLGDARRETTWALLLPPLVTAALVVLLGLFAAAPFSPLQWVKLIAALEYGS from the coding sequence ATGAGCGGGTCGGCGCTTTTGCCCCTGGCCATTGTTTTAAGCTCCATGGTGCCGGGCCTGGTAATTTTCGCCCTGCCCGAGGAGCGTCACCGCCTGCGTACCCTGCTCAACCTGGCCGGGGCCATCCTCAAGCTCAGTCTGGTGGGGATCTTGTTTCTCGGCGTCTACGCCGGGCAGGATTATCTGTTTCGCATGCCGCTGCTGCCGGGCATGGATCTGGTGCTGCACGCCGATGCCCTGTCCCTGCTGTTCATCGTGCTTTCGGCCTTTCTCTGGTTCGTGACCACGGTCTATGCCGTCGGTTACCTGGAGGGCTCGCCCCATCGCAGTCGCTTCTTCGGTTTTTTCAGCCTGTGCGTGAGCGCCACCACCGGCCTGGCCCTGGCCGGAGATCTCATCAGCTTCGTGATTTTCTACGAGATGCTCACCATCTCCACCTATCCCCTGGTGGTGCATCGCGGCACCCCCGAGGCGCTGCGCGCCGGGCGCATCTATCTGACCTACACCCTGTGCGGCGGCGCGCTGTTCGTGGTCGCCACCGCCTGGCTGCGCGCCCTGGCCGGGCCGCTGGATTTCGTCGCCACGGGGATTCTCTCGGGGCTGGACCCATCCCTGGAGCCAACCTTCAAGGTTATTTTCGTGATGCTGATCCTGGCGCTGGGTGTCAAGGCGGCCCTGGTGCCCCTGCATGCCTGGCTGCCGACCGCCATGGTCGCGCCGGCGCCGGTCAGTGCCCTGCTCCATGCCGTCGCGGTGGTCAAGGCCGGGGCCTTCGGCATCATGCGCGTGGTCTACGACGTCTACGGCATCGAGTTCGCGGCGGCGCTCGGTCTGCTCAAGCCCCTGGCGGTCGCGGCGGCGGTCACCATCATTTACGGTTCGCTGCGGGCGCTGTTCCAGGACGATCTCAAGCGTCGCCTGGCTTTTTCCACGGTCAGCCAGGTGTCCTACATCACCCTCGGCATCGCCGTGGCCGGGCCTCTTGCGACCATCGGCGGGCTGGTGCATCTGGTGCATCAGGGGATGATGAAAATCACGCTGTTTTTCTGCGCCGGCAACCTCGCCGAAACCCTGGGCATCCACAAGATCAGTGAAATGAGCGGCGTGGGGCGGCGCATGCCCTGGACCCTGGCGGCCTTCACCCTGGGGGCGCTGGGCATGATCGGCGTACCGCCCCTGGTGGGCTTCATCAGCAAGTGGTATCTCGCCCTGGGCGCCCTGGAGGCTCACCAGCCCTGGGTGCTGCTGGTGCTGGTGGCCAGCACCCTGCTCAACGCCGCCTATTTCCTGCCGATCCTCTACACCGCCTGGTTCGGTGCGCCGCCGCCCGTCTGGCCCGAGGAGCATCTGGGCGACGCGCGGCGCGAAACGACCTGGGCGCTGCTGCTGCCGCCCCTGGTGACGGCGGCCCTGGTGGTGCTGCTCGGCCTGTTCGCCGCCGCACCCTTCAGCCCGCTGCAATGGGTCAAGCTGATCGCCGCCCTGGAGTATGGATCCTGA
- a CDS encoding ferredoxin reductase family protein, with protein sequence MPQSLRALMWIAVYLLLVLAPLFALLLGPVPVGGGFWVDLSLALGFAATAMMAVMFLLTARFQRATAPFGIDLIYYFHRQASIGAFGLTLLHPLLLVILDPRLLGAMRPSVMPWHLWAGLVSFVAMTALMISSLWRKQLRIHYDAWRVGHVLLAVLALVTAVAHIAGVAHYSATPWKKWLWLLIALSCLLTVLYARLLKPALMLRRPWRVVDVIPEHGSTWTLVLRPERHAGFRFLPGQFAWLSLNRSPFAMKEHPFSISSSAQNLREISFTIKELGDFTRTIGRVKRGTLAYLDGPYGTFSIDLSQAPGYVFVAGGVGIAPIMSMLRTLAERGDKRPLLLFYAYHTWERLTFREELEELRGRLDLQIVCVLSEPPVDWQGERGYLTEEIFARHLPPDKAGRECFICGPTPMIEVAEKALARQGVPLTHIHSEIFDLV encoded by the coding sequence ATGCCTCAATCGCTGCGCGCCCTGATGTGGATCGCCGTCTATCTGCTGCTGGTCCTGGCGCCTCTCTTCGCCCTGTTGCTCGGGCCGGTGCCCGTCGGCGGCGGCTTCTGGGTCGATCTCTCCCTGGCCCTGGGGTTTGCGGCCACCGCCATGATGGCCGTCATGTTTCTGCTCACCGCGCGCTTTCAGCGGGCCACGGCGCCCTTCGGCATCGATCTGATCTATTATTTTCACCGCCAGGCGTCCATCGGCGCTTTCGGCCTGACGCTGCTTCACCCCCTGCTGCTGGTGATCCTCGATCCGCGTCTGCTCGGGGCCATGCGCCCCTCGGTCATGCCCTGGCATCTGTGGGCGGGGCTGGTGTCCTTCGTCGCCATGACCGCGCTCATGATCAGCTCCCTGTGGCGCAAGCAGTTGCGCATTCATTACGATGCCTGGCGGGTGGGGCATGTGCTGCTCGCGGTGCTGGCCCTGGTCACGGCGGTGGCGCACATCGCCGGTGTCGCCCATTACAGCGCCACCCCCTGGAAAAAGTGGCTGTGGCTGCTCATCGCCCTGAGCTGCCTGCTCACCGTGCTTTACGCGCGCCTGCTCAAGCCCGCCCTGATGCTGCGCCGTCCCTGGCGCGTGGTGGACGTCATCCCCGAGCACGGCAGTACCTGGACCCTGGTGCTGCGCCCCGAGCGGCACGCCGGTTTTCGCTTTCTGCCCGGACAATTTGCCTGGCTGAGCCTGAACCGCTCGCCCTTTGCCATGAAGGAGCATCCCTTCTCCATTTCTTCCAGCGCCCAAAACCTGCGCGAGATCAGCTTCACCATCAAGGAACTCGGCGATTTCACCCGCACCATCGGCCGGGTCAAGCGCGGCACCCTGGCCTATCTGGACGGCCCCTACGGCACCTTCAGCATTGACCTCAGCCAGGCCCCCGGCTATGTTTTTGTCGCGGGCGGCGTGGGCATCGCGCCCATCATGAGCATGCTGCGCACCCTGGCCGAGCGCGGCGACAAACGCCCCCTGCTACTGTTCTATGCCTACCACACCTGGGAGCGACTGACCTTTCGCGAGGAATTGGAGGAGCTGCGCGGGCGTCTTGATCTGCAAATCGTCTGCGTGCTCAGCGAGCCGCCCGTCGACTGGCAGGGCGAGCGCGGCTATCTCACGGAGGAGATCTTTGCCCGCCATCTGCCGCCGGACAAGGCCGGCCGCGAATGTTTCATCTGCGGACCCACGCCCATGATCGAGGTGGCCGAGAAGGCCCTGGCGCGACAGGGCGTGCCCTTGACCCATATCCATTCGGAAATTTTTGATCTGGTTTGA